The following nucleotide sequence is from Gammaproteobacteria bacterium.
GCGGACGAATACCTTTCGGAGCCGAAATCCATGCGGGGCATACCGGGCAACCGTGAATGCCGGCGCAGGCTGTTGCACGGCCAGCGTGTCGTGCTGCGCAAGGGAATGATCAATTTCGAGTGTGACCCTGGACCGGAACACGCGTAAGAAGGAGGGGCTAAGCGGATACGGGGCATCGGCCACGATCGTCCGTCCGGAAGGCCTGGTGCTGGGTATCAGCAACGATTACCCGGCCATCAAGGTTTTCTCCCCGGCTAAACTTGTAAACGGCAAGGAGAGATCCCGAAAGATCCGCGCCTGACCGTTCGAACGCCGGGATCACTGACCCCAAGAAGCCGGGTTGGCGACGCGCAGCCCGGAAAAGCATCCGATTCAAGGAACCTCCCACACTCGGTACGAGAACAGGACCCATCGAATGAGAACGAGCGAAAACATCTTCCGGCACGAACCCCTCCAGGACGCCGATTCCATCCGCTCGATGCTGGAGTCGATCACCAGGCGGACTCGGAGAGGGCCGTCTGACCTTCAGTGACGAGGATGGCGAGATCGTCATGGAACCCGAGGGGTTGGCTAGGGCTGAAACTCACGGCAACGCGCGAGGACAGCACGCACAAGATCAGCCTGCGAATCGGCTGGTGGGCGGAGGAAAACCGCAAGCGGGACCGAAAGCCCTTAACCGTAAAAGTCGGTGACGGGGAACAATAGAACCTGTCTGGATGATTACGAACGGGGAGTTTGCTCCGCGACAATCCTTCACCCCGTTGCTACCATTGCGGCGCGGGGCATCTTGCGTCGACCCGAGCCTCCCGTCACTCTTCATTCCGCCCAGGAGGCGGCTCCTGTTATTACCGCGGGTTCTATTCAGAGCAGCTTATGATAGACCAATCGAATCTGGCTTTAGGCGATTTCTGTCATAATGACATACCATCCTGCTTGTATTTTCGTCCTCTGTGTTGCGACAACCGTTACATAGATCGACTATGCGCCTGTTATCGCGCCTTGATGACGAACGAAAATCCGGCACAATCTGGTATGCCATTTTTCGGCAATCGCCTTAACTGGAACGGAACTGCTGGACAAGCCATTTTCATGCATGCGATAAAGCGCGAATCACCTGTCCGCCCGACCCCTGAATCCGTTGTCTCGTGATATCCGAACTGCTGGAGCGATTGCACGGCCTGTTGGTCCGGATCCGGCACCCCCGTGCAGACGAGATAGCATCGCTGGGAAGACTGTATCAATCGGACAAGACGCGGTTCTGGCAGGAGATCAACGCGAATTCCCTGTGGGCCGGTGCCGGTTCGCTCGCGGCCGACACCATGATGGATAATCCGGGTTTGTCCGATGCGGAATGGGACAGCACCGTGCGTGAGTTTCGGGAAATGCTCGCGGGTATCGGAGAGGAAATCTTGACTCGCGACGACGCGAATCCGGGAATTTCCTCCTGGGTGCTGGCGTTCCGGAACTGGAACGCCAGCGAGGTCTGAGCCATGAGATGCAACGCAGATATAGCTAACTTTGGGTCCTAAGGGATATCTGTGGGTAAGGACGGCTAGATCTGGCGGCCGGACTCCGTATGGACAGTCCGTGGATTTCGCCCTATTGGTGCGGGCGCCGCCTGCCCACACTACGCCGGGATGTTGGGGGGAGTCTGGGGTTACGTAACTTATTGCTGTGGCGCGTTCAACTCACGTTCGTAAGCCTCAAATCCGCCCTTTGCCCGCCATTCGCGCATCCCGCCCTGCAAGATCCGCAAATTATCGAAACCGGCAACACGAAGCGCGAATCCCGCCTGGGCCGATAGCATTCCAGTATTGCAGTAAATCAGAACTGGCTTGTCTTTCGGAAACTCGGATCGGCGTGCGAGCACTTGGCGCCATTCGATATTCACCGCGTCGGGTATGTGCTTCTTCTCGAACTGTGCCGCATCGCGGGCGTCCACAATGAAAAAGTTCTTCCAGGCCTGGGCGGGTATTTGTTCAGAAAAGATCGTCGCCCCCCGGTAGTCGGCAAAATCGAGGTATTCTTCCATGGCCTCGATTGCATCGGTATTTTCCTCTGCGTGTAGCGGGTCGATCGCCATAGACAGATTGAGCCATAACACGATCGGTAGAATGGGCATTTCGAGATCACCGGCTAGGTTGAGCACAGGATATCTTGAAGTAGCCTTGAGAGACTGCAATCAGAACAACATTTTCTCCTCTAGAGCAGCGGCAGCTTGCTCAGCGCACTTCTGGTCCTCGTCAGCGCTGGGGCTGCCCGAGACGCCAACCGCGCCCACAAGTACCCCCTCAGCATATAGAGGCACACCACCTCCAACCATCATGGCCTCAGTGACGAACCGAGCACCGGATTGTCCGCTCCCGGGTCGTGTTGCTTGTGCAATAGAGCGTGTGTCGCCTTTGAAGCTCGCCGCCGTCCAGGCCTTGCGGCGGGCGGTCTCCAATGAATGGGGTCCTGCCAATTGATCGCGCAACATGACTTGAGTAATGCCAGAACGGTCCACGATAGCCACCGATACCTGATGACCTGATTCGCGACATGCCGCCATGGAGGCTTGTGCGACCACAAGGGCAAGTTCCGGTTTCATCGCCTTGAAAGTCGTCAGCGAGTCGCTTGCTGCAAGCAGAGAAATTGGCACAAATAACGTGAAAACGATTACGATTGTCCCGTCAAGGTCTTTCATGGCTGTCCTCCTTCCAACTACCACCCTCGTTCAATATCTCTCACGGCGTTTTCACGGCAAGGCACTCCTCTGCATAGTTCGGTACGTGCCTGATTCAGAGACGTTTCAGCAGCCATCATCCTCAACCACCACATCCCCGGTTTCCTCGTCGCGGAGAACTCTGCCTTCGGAATTCGTGGCAATCGTGCGGACAAACATCATTGACTGAATTCGTTCAAACTCGAGGTCCATTGCCCGAGCAACCTGGCTTTCCTTAATATCATCGTAGATCATGACCCTGCCACGTTTCTCGAGTTCGAGCTGGCTCACTGACGGATTGAAGAGCATCTTCTCCTGCCAGCTGTCCCGGGCCTCCGCCGGATCCGTGACACCAAGTGCCAGAACAGCAGCGATAACGGATACCGGAAGGAGGTCTGATAATCTGCATTGGTTTG
It contains:
- a CDS encoding rhodanese-like domain-containing protein, translated to MPILPIVLWLNLSMAIDPLHAEENTDAIEAMEEYLDFADYRGATIFSEQIPAQAWKNFFIVDARDAAQFEKKHIPDAVNIEWRQVLARRSEFPKDKPVLIYCNTGMLSAQAGFALRVAGFDNLRILQGGMREWRAKGGFEAYERELNAPQQ
- a CDS encoding heme-binding protein; the encoded protein is MKDLDGTIVIVFTLFVPISLLAASDSLTTFKAMKPELALVVAQASMAACRESGHQVSVAIVDRSGITQVMLRDQLAGPHSLETARRKAWTAASFKGDTRSIAQATRPGSGQSGARFVTEAMMVGGGVPLYAEGVLVGAVGVSGSPSADEDQKCAEQAAAALEEKMLF